Proteins encoded by one window of Dreissena polymorpha isolate Duluth1 chromosome 11, UMN_Dpol_1.0, whole genome shotgun sequence:
- the LOC127850112 gene encoding uncharacterized protein LOC127850112 isoform X1, with product MTLAYMQAKWKNGSLQWTPSFILIGCFRTERTSWEWKCKHIGVEQRRLFIEFVCNESEKQFPKKMSTHPLFLRTSLPAASPMFIICVSLFFFHSYSTNEYIGYDKHSRCSVNTAHRDSKVLAIVFEETLMPHLDGLPLMFLDIKYDDILYRTQTRVNGHIRCLADHRTWKVLSKTSRLHYHNCESNMVISLSQKIQSVKNTTTELQYMFTSLNSPRKLSAAALTALRLLLILSGIEPNPGPFNKENGVFSNAEYNLQIYTHDTEESPTPAYPVENEEQTAIAVQAVDDADGSHSFVATSSGLSELPIPWSYQSQTQSTSLVQQHSDNITPLQIHESSIVSRIELDISERYGQSEIRCNSSSPEVSNTHRWRGEATAYPTAKYLRYAAVEDRTSSFRNWPRTRPTIPALCQSGFFYTGNDDLVRCFCCGIGLKDFSDTDDPLQEHVRHSRNCAYLLVLLGGQDGIERYHRSLPTHDPEEIRRQQRLRYNSQRSVPATGYRARHERLRSLQSRLDTFTNWPSHVTQRPQELAEAGLYYTGNDDHCRCFACDGGLRKWEHGDDPWIEHCRWFPACPYAREVKGRDFIDLIQLSADQAAEENASAPQQDMT from the exons ATGACGTTAGCTTATATGCAGGCTAAGTGGAAAAATGGATCGTTGCAGTGGACGCCATCCTTCATATTAATAGGGTGCTTTAGAACGGAAag GACATCATGGGAATGGAAATGCAAACATATCGGCGTCGAACAGAGGCGTTTGTTCATCGAGTTCGTCTGCAACGAAAGCGAAaaacaatttccaaaaaaaatgtcTACTCATCCGTTATTTTTGAGGACCAGCTTGCCAGCTGCATCGCCGATGTTCATAATTTGTGTTTCGTTGTTCTTCTTCCATAG CTATTCTACTAACGAATACATCGGATACGACAAACATTCAAGATGCTCGGTAAATACAGCTCATCGTGACTCAAAAGTACTCGCGATTGTGTTTGAAGAGACCCTCATGCCCCATCTCGACGGTTTACCACTTATGTTTCTTGATATAAAATATGACGATATTTTATACCGTACTCAAACACGAGTAAACGGTCATATTCGGTGTCTAGCTGATCATCGCACGTGGAAGGTACTTTCGAAAACATCGCGTCTTCATTACCATAACTGTGAATCAAACATGGTGATCTCACTTTCCCAGAAAATCCAAAGCGTCAAGAATACCACAACCGAGTTACAATACATGTTCACAAGCTTGAATTCACCCAGAAAGCTAAGTGCAGCGGCTTTGACGGCTTTGCGCCTGTTGCTTATATTATCTGGAATAGAACCAAATCCTGGACCTTTCAACAAAGAGAATGGAG TTTTCAGTAATGCAGAGTACAATTTGCAAATTTACACCCATGATACAGAAGAAAGTCCAACTCCTGCATATCCCGTTGAAAACGAGGAACAAACTGCCATAGCCGTTCAAGCTGTTGACGATGCGGATGGGTCCCATTCATTTGTTGCTACGTCGTCAGGCTTGAGTGAACTTCCTATTCCATGGAGCTACCAATCCCAGACACAAAGTACTTCACTGGTGCAACAGCATAGCGACAACATCACTCCACTACAAATACACGAGTCAAGTATTGTTTCAAGGATAGAACTAGACATATCAGAACGATATGGTCAGTCGGAAATCCGGTGCAATAGTTCAAGTCCTGAAGTATCGAATACACATAGGTGGCGGGGCGAAGCAACGGCTTATCCG ACGGCAAAATATCTTCGCTATGCAGCGGTCGAAGATAGGACGTCATCTTTTAGAAACTGGCCAAGGACACGACCAACAATACCAGCTTTGTGTCAGAGTGGGTTTTTCTATACAG GTAACGATGACTTGGTTAGATGTTTCTGCTGTGGTATTGGTCTAAAAGACTTTTCCGACACTGACGATCCTCTACAAGAACATGTCCGTCACTCTAGGAACTGTGCTTACCTTTTAGTATTGTTGGGAGGCCAAGACGGAATAGAACGATACCAC CGAAGTTTGCCAACACATGACCCCGAAGAGATCAGACGCCAGCAGCGTCTTCGATATAACAGCCAACGAA GTGTTCCTGCGACTGGGTATAGGGCTAGACACGAACGGCTTCGGTCACTGCAGTCTCGATTGGATACTTTCACTAACTGGCCGTCACATGTGACCCAAAGACCTCAAGAGCTCGCTGAAGCTGGGCTGTATTACACAG GTAACGACGACCATTGCCGATGCTTTGCGTGTGACGGTGGATTGAGGAAATGGGAACACGGAGACGATCCCTGGATAGAACACTGTCGATGGTTTCCTGCTTGTCCTTATGCACGCGAAGTAAAAGGGCGCGATTTCATCGACCTTATTCAGCTTTCAGCTGATCAAGCTGCTGAA GAAAACGCATCGGCGCCGCAACAAGATATGACTTAA
- the LOC127850116 gene encoding MAM domain-containing protein 2-like, protein MRAGRTPVASSGLRTPGTSWSPRTRLLLATHRPQSHCSSSVSISSTASMTRLWCRVDWRSMLENTLCGFKNVKDKDLDWKVIRPLFSGNATSPYDHKGNYLQAESSRLQAPGDIGRITVYASHGNVTSCLTFDYRLDGGDLIQFKVYRRPIAELSKIDGDYVDVNGLVLLMSVKGTNENAWNKTQVRVDEDHDCQLIFEAALVNEIGSRVAIDDVMDASVYCDAAQKCDIVTVMNFLRP, encoded by the exons ATGCGGGCGGGCCGGACTCCAGTGGCATCATCTGGATTAAGGACTCCAGGAACTTCATGGAGCCCGAGAACGAGGTTGCTACTGGCGACCCACAGGCCTCAATCTCACTGTTCTTCTTCAGTATCGATATCAAGTACAGCCTCTATGACGCGCTTATG GTGCCGCGTTGATTGGCGAAGCATGCTTGAAAACACATTATGCGGCTTCAAGAACGTTAAGGACAAAGACCTTGACTGGAAGGTCATACGACCTCTTTTCTCCGGCAACGCCACCTCTCCGTACGACCACAAAG GTAATTATCTGCAAGCCGAATCCTCCCGTCTTCAGGCTCCGGGTGACATCGGTCGAATAACTGTCTACGCGAGTCACGGTAACGTCACGAGCTGCCTGACGTTCGATTACAGGCTCGACGGCGGGGACCTTATTCAATTTAAAGTGTATCGACGACCAATTGCGGAGCTCTCGAAAATAGACGGGGATTATGTAGACGTTAACGGGTTGGTTCTGCTGATGTCAGTGAAAGGGACCAACGAAAACGCCTGGAATAAGACTCAAGTTCGTGTGGATGAAGATCACGATTGCCAG TTGATTTTTGAAGCCGCCCTTGTAAACGAGATCGGGTCACGCGTTGCAATTGATGACGTCATGGATGCTAGCGTTTATTGTGACGCAGCGCAGAAATGTGACATTGTCACCGTAATGAACTTTCTAAGACCTTAA
- the LOC127850112 gene encoding uncharacterized protein LOC127850112 isoform X2, whose translation MTLAYMQAKWKNGSLQWTPSFILIGCFRTERTSWEWKCKHIGVEQRRLFIEFVCNESEKQFPKKMSTHPLFLRTSLPAASPMFIICVSLFFFHSYSTNEYIGYDKHSRCSVNTAHRDSKVLAIVFEETLMPHLDGLPLMFLDIKYDDILYRTQTRVNGHIRCLADHRTWKVLSKTSRLHYHNCESNMVISLSQKIQSVKNTTTELQYMFTSLNSPRKLSAAALTALRLLLILSGIEPNPGPFNKENGEESPTPAYPVENEEQTAIAVQAVDDADGSHSFVATSSGLSELPIPWSYQSQTQSTSLVQQHSDNITPLQIHESSIVSRIELDISERYGQSEIRCNSSSPEVSNTHRWRGEATAYPTAKYLRYAAVEDRTSSFRNWPRTRPTIPALCQSGFFYTGNDDLVRCFCCGIGLKDFSDTDDPLQEHVRHSRNCAYLLVLLGGQDGIERYHRSLPTHDPEEIRRQQRLRYNSQRSVPATGYRARHERLRSLQSRLDTFTNWPSHVTQRPQELAEAGLYYTGNDDHCRCFACDGGLRKWEHGDDPWIEHCRWFPACPYAREVKGRDFIDLIQLSADQAAEENASAPQQDMT comes from the exons ATGACGTTAGCTTATATGCAGGCTAAGTGGAAAAATGGATCGTTGCAGTGGACGCCATCCTTCATATTAATAGGGTGCTTTAGAACGGAAag GACATCATGGGAATGGAAATGCAAACATATCGGCGTCGAACAGAGGCGTTTGTTCATCGAGTTCGTCTGCAACGAAAGCGAAaaacaatttccaaaaaaaatgtcTACTCATCCGTTATTTTTGAGGACCAGCTTGCCAGCTGCATCGCCGATGTTCATAATTTGTGTTTCGTTGTTCTTCTTCCATAG CTATTCTACTAACGAATACATCGGATACGACAAACATTCAAGATGCTCGGTAAATACAGCTCATCGTGACTCAAAAGTACTCGCGATTGTGTTTGAAGAGACCCTCATGCCCCATCTCGACGGTTTACCACTTATGTTTCTTGATATAAAATATGACGATATTTTATACCGTACTCAAACACGAGTAAACGGTCATATTCGGTGTCTAGCTGATCATCGCACGTGGAAGGTACTTTCGAAAACATCGCGTCTTCATTACCATAACTGTGAATCAAACATGGTGATCTCACTTTCCCAGAAAATCCAAAGCGTCAAGAATACCACAACCGAGTTACAATACATGTTCACAAGCTTGAATTCACCCAGAAAGCTAAGTGCAGCGGCTTTGACGGCTTTGCGCCTGTTGCTTATATTATCTGGAATAGAACCAAATCCTGGACCTTTCAACAAAGAGAATGGAG AAGAAAGTCCAACTCCTGCATATCCCGTTGAAAACGAGGAACAAACTGCCATAGCCGTTCAAGCTGTTGACGATGCGGATGGGTCCCATTCATTTGTTGCTACGTCGTCAGGCTTGAGTGAACTTCCTATTCCATGGAGCTACCAATCCCAGACACAAAGTACTTCACTGGTGCAACAGCATAGCGACAACATCACTCCACTACAAATACACGAGTCAAGTATTGTTTCAAGGATAGAACTAGACATATCAGAACGATATGGTCAGTCGGAAATCCGGTGCAATAGTTCAAGTCCTGAAGTATCGAATACACATAGGTGGCGGGGCGAAGCAACGGCTTATCCG ACGGCAAAATATCTTCGCTATGCAGCGGTCGAAGATAGGACGTCATCTTTTAGAAACTGGCCAAGGACACGACCAACAATACCAGCTTTGTGTCAGAGTGGGTTTTTCTATACAG GTAACGATGACTTGGTTAGATGTTTCTGCTGTGGTATTGGTCTAAAAGACTTTTCCGACACTGACGATCCTCTACAAGAACATGTCCGTCACTCTAGGAACTGTGCTTACCTTTTAGTATTGTTGGGAGGCCAAGACGGAATAGAACGATACCAC CGAAGTTTGCCAACACATGACCCCGAAGAGATCAGACGCCAGCAGCGTCTTCGATATAACAGCCAACGAA GTGTTCCTGCGACTGGGTATAGGGCTAGACACGAACGGCTTCGGTCACTGCAGTCTCGATTGGATACTTTCACTAACTGGCCGTCACATGTGACCCAAAGACCTCAAGAGCTCGCTGAAGCTGGGCTGTATTACACAG GTAACGACGACCATTGCCGATGCTTTGCGTGTGACGGTGGATTGAGGAAATGGGAACACGGAGACGATCCCTGGATAGAACACTGTCGATGGTTTCCTGCTTGTCCTTATGCACGCGAAGTAAAAGGGCGCGATTTCATCGACCTTATTCAGCTTTCAGCTGATCAAGCTGCTGAA GAAAACGCATCGGCGCCGCAACAAGATATGACTTAA
- the LOC127850112 gene encoding uncharacterized protein LOC127850112 isoform X3 encodes MVISLSQKIQSVKNTTTELQYMFTSLNSPRKLSAAALTALRLLLILSGIEPNPGPFNKENGVFSNAEYNLQIYTHDTEESPTPAYPVENEEQTAIAVQAVDDADGSHSFVATSSGLSELPIPWSYQSQTQSTSLVQQHSDNITPLQIHESSIVSRIELDISERYGQSEIRCNSSSPEVSNTHRWRGEATAYPTAKYLRYAAVEDRTSSFRNWPRTRPTIPALCQSGFFYTGNDDLVRCFCCGIGLKDFSDTDDPLQEHVRHSRNCAYLLVLLGGQDGIERYHRSLPTHDPEEIRRQQRLRYNSQRSVPATGYRARHERLRSLQSRLDTFTNWPSHVTQRPQELAEAGLYYTGNDDHCRCFACDGGLRKWEHGDDPWIEHCRWFPACPYAREVKGRDFIDLIQLSADQAAEENASAPQQDMT; translated from the exons ATGGTGATCTCACTTTCCCAGAAAATCCAAAGCGTCAAGAATACCACAACCGAGTTACAATACATGTTCACAAGCTTGAATTCACCCAGAAAGCTAAGTGCAGCGGCTTTGACGGCTTTGCGCCTGTTGCTTATATTATCTGGAATAGAACCAAATCCTGGACCTTTCAACAAAGAGAATGGAG TTTTCAGTAATGCAGAGTACAATTTGCAAATTTACACCCATGATACAGAAGAAAGTCCAACTCCTGCATATCCCGTTGAAAACGAGGAACAAACTGCCATAGCCGTTCAAGCTGTTGACGATGCGGATGGGTCCCATTCATTTGTTGCTACGTCGTCAGGCTTGAGTGAACTTCCTATTCCATGGAGCTACCAATCCCAGACACAAAGTACTTCACTGGTGCAACAGCATAGCGACAACATCACTCCACTACAAATACACGAGTCAAGTATTGTTTCAAGGATAGAACTAGACATATCAGAACGATATGGTCAGTCGGAAATCCGGTGCAATAGTTCAAGTCCTGAAGTATCGAATACACATAGGTGGCGGGGCGAAGCAACGGCTTATCCG ACGGCAAAATATCTTCGCTATGCAGCGGTCGAAGATAGGACGTCATCTTTTAGAAACTGGCCAAGGACACGACCAACAATACCAGCTTTGTGTCAGAGTGGGTTTTTCTATACAG GTAACGATGACTTGGTTAGATGTTTCTGCTGTGGTATTGGTCTAAAAGACTTTTCCGACACTGACGATCCTCTACAAGAACATGTCCGTCACTCTAGGAACTGTGCTTACCTTTTAGTATTGTTGGGAGGCCAAGACGGAATAGAACGATACCAC CGAAGTTTGCCAACACATGACCCCGAAGAGATCAGACGCCAGCAGCGTCTTCGATATAACAGCCAACGAA GTGTTCCTGCGACTGGGTATAGGGCTAGACACGAACGGCTTCGGTCACTGCAGTCTCGATTGGATACTTTCACTAACTGGCCGTCACATGTGACCCAAAGACCTCAAGAGCTCGCTGAAGCTGGGCTGTATTACACAG GTAACGACGACCATTGCCGATGCTTTGCGTGTGACGGTGGATTGAGGAAATGGGAACACGGAGACGATCCCTGGATAGAACACTGTCGATGGTTTCCTGCTTGTCCTTATGCACGCGAAGTAAAAGGGCGCGATTTCATCGACCTTATTCAGCTTTCAGCTGATCAAGCTGCTGAA GAAAACGCATCGGCGCCGCAACAAGATATGACTTAA